From the genome of Leptolyngbya sp. FACHB-261, one region includes:
- a CDS encoding pentapeptide repeat-containing protein, with the protein MRREVRGYRLIPGAKLSNVNLSGEQLTLVKLYHADLSLADLRRAVLNRANLSQANLTLAYLSEAMLIGANLFNAKLIKADLQGANLRDANLSCAQLMEARLIGAILHGCQLDHANLKGADLERADLSGTNLQSASLEQANLHLTNLSYANLSYASLDNAHLSGTNLQGANLAGARLKRANTLANLAGSNLEKANLAGANLSDAQLSRASLMGANLEGADLSGTNLYRADLREANLTGANLEGANLEGVQLEGAILKDTNFNWANLHQSSGSAMRREDLWNWQEIELI; encoded by the coding sequence GTGAGAAGAGAGGTTAGAGGCTACCGATTAATTCCTGGCGCTAAGCTCAGCAACGTCAATTTAAGCGGGGAACAGCTCACCCTGGTTAAGCTTTATCATGCTGATCTCAGCCTGGCAGACCTGCGACGAGCGGTGCTGAATCGTGCCAACCTGAGTCAAGCAAACTTAACCCTGGCTTATCTCAGTGAGGCCATGCTGATCGGCGCTAATTTATTCAATGCCAAACTGATTAAAGCTGATCTTCAGGGTGCTAACCTCCGCGATGCTAATTTGAGTTGTGCTCAGCTGATGGAAGCCCGTTTAATTGGAGCAATCTTGCACGGTTGTCAGCTGGATCACGCCAACCTCAAAGGGGCAGATTTAGAGCGAGCGGATTTAAGCGGCACTAACCTCCAATCAGCTAGCCTTGAGCAGGCTAACCTGCACCTCACCAACTTGAGCTATGCCAATCTCAGCTATGCCAGTCTCGACAATGCCCATTTAAGCGGCACTAATCTTCAAGGAGCAAACCTGGCCGGAGCGCGTTTGAAGCGAGCTAATACTCTGGCTAATTTGGCGGGTTCTAACTTAGAAAAGGCAAATCTAGCAGGGGCAAATCTCAGTGATGCTCAATTAAGCCGTGCCAGTTTAATGGGGGCAAATCTGGAAGGCGCTGATCTGAGTGGCACCAATCTTTACCGAGCTGACCTACGGGAAGCGAACCTGACCGGTGCCAATTTAGAGGGCGCTAACTTAGAAGGGGTTCAGCTAGAAGGAGCAATCCTGAAAGATACAAACTTCAACTGGGCCAACTTACATCAATCCAGTGGCAGTGCAATGCGCCGTGAGGATCTCTGGAACTGGCAGGAAATCGAGCTAATTTAG